CCGAGGAAGTAGGCGAAGGGGGAGATCCCCTGCCGGGCCTGGTCCCCCGCGATCTGCGCGATCAGGATCGGCCCCCCCAGCGTCTCGGACGGGAGGACGCGCGTTATGAGCTTCACCACCGTCATCACGGTGAGGTAGATGAGCTTCCCGGTCTCCTGCCCCGCGCGGAGGAATGCCGCCCCCGGCCCGATGCTTTGATAGACCACCTCCTGGCCGGCGACGATCCCGATCTTCGGTTCGGAGACCTTCTCGCCGAAGACGGTGCGTCCTTCCCGCATCTCGGGGGCCACGGGGATCGTCGTTTCCGACCCGTTGCGTTTCACCGTGATCCGGATCGGCCTTCCCGTGCTGCTCGTGCGGATCCTCGCCGCGAGATCCTCCCAGGTGGCCACCGTCGCGCCGTCGATCCGGAGCACCACGTCCCCCTTCAGGAGCCCCGCGCGGGCGGCAGGGGTGTCGGGCGCGATGTCGCCGATGCGCGTGGTCAGCGACGGGACGCCGCCGAGGAAGACGATCCAGAAGACGACGATGGCGAAGAAGAGGTTCCCCAGCGGCCCGGCCGCCACCACCGCCATCTTCACCCAGACCGGCTTCCGCTGGAAGGAGCGCTCCATCTGTTCGGGGGGCACCTCTTCCCCCTCGCTTTCCCCGACGAGCTTCACGTACCCGCCGAGGGGAATCGCGGAGAGCAGGTACTCGGTTTCGCCCCGCTGGAACCCGGCGATCTTCGGTCCGAAGCCGAAGGAGAACTTGGTGACCCCGACCCCGAGTTTCCGGGCCACGATGAAGTGGCCGAACTCGTGGACGAAGATGAGGATGCCGAGGACGACGATGAACGAGAGGAAATAGATCACGATGGTCATTGTCTCCTGTGAGGGGATAGTTGGTTGCGCGCCTCGCGGCGGGCCTGCGCGTCGGCGGCGAGCACTTCCCGAAGCGTCCGTGCCGTGAACGGCGCCGACCACGCCGACAGCACCCGGTCGACGACGCGGACGATGTCGGTGAAGGCGATTTGCCCGGACAGGAATGCCCGGACCGCCTCCTCGTTGGCGCCGCTCAAGACCGCCGGCGCCGATCCGCCCGTCTCCGCGGCGGCGTAGGCGATCCGCAGGGCGGGGAACCGCTTCCGGTCGGGCCGCTCGAAAACCAGCCCTTCCATTCGATGCGGCCGCAGGCGGGCCAGTTCCAGGGGAAGCCGCCCGGGGTGGGAGAACGCGTAGCCGATGGGAATCCGCATGTCCGGGACCCCAAGCTGCGCCATCACGCTCCCGTCGCGGAACTCCACCATGGAGTGGACCACCGATTGGGGGTGGATCACCACGTCGATCCGCGAGGGCGGCAGGCCGAACAGCCAGGTCGCCTCGATCACCTCGAGGCCCTTGTTCATGAGGGTGGCGGAGTCCACGGAGATCTTCGACCCCATCCGCCACGTGGGGTGCCCCAGCGCCTGCGCCACGGTGGCCGACCGCATCCGCGCGACGGTGTGGGTGCGGAACGGGCCGCCGGAGGCGGTGAGGAGGATCCGGAGGATCTCGTCCCGGCGGCGGCCCGCGATCGCCTGGAAGACCGCGGAGTGCTCGCTGTCGACGGGGAGGATCTCCGCCTTCCCCCGCCGCGCCGCGGCGGTCACGAACTTCCCGGCCATCACGAGAAGTTCCTTGTTGGCCAGGGCGATCCG
The genomic region above belongs to bacterium and contains:
- the rseP gene encoding RIP metalloprotease RseP, which encodes MTIVIYFLSFIVVLGILIFVHEFGHFIVARKLGVGVTKFSFGFGPKIAGFQRGETEYLLSAIPLGGYVKLVGESEGEEVPPEQMERSFQRKPVWVKMAVVAAGPLGNLFFAIVVFWIVFLGGVPSLTTRIGDIAPDTPAARAGLLKGDVVLRIDGATVATWEDLAARIRTSSTGRPIRITVKRNGSETTIPVAPEMREGRTVFGEKVSEPKIGIVAGQEVVYQSIGPGAAFLRAGQETGKLIYLTVMTVVKLITRVLPSETLGGPILIAQIAGDQARQGISPFAYFLGLLSVNLGILNLLPIPILDGGHLLFFSVEGLMRKPISPQVRTLAHQVGLALILTLTALVFYNDIARLLSR
- the dxr gene encoding 1-deoxy-D-xylulose-5-phosphate reductoisomerase — protein: MTRLGIAVLGATGSVGRNALDVIARFPRRFRATALCAGSNARALAGLARLFRPDIVCLSEGNAADLRKEFPRGTRLLFGEEGMREAVCAENVDIVLAAASGISSIRPVIAAAERGKRIALANKELLVMAGKFVTAAARRGKAEILPVDSEHSAVFQAIAGRRRDEILRILLTASGGPFRTHTVARMRSATVAQALGHPTWRMGSKISVDSATLMNKGLEVIEATWLFGLPPSRIDVVIHPQSVVHSMVEFRDGSVMAQLGVPDMRIPIGYAFSHPGRLPLELARLRPHRMEGLVFERPDRKRFPALRIAYAAAETGGSAPAVLSGANEEAVRAFLSGQIAFTDIVRVVDRVLSAWSAPFTARTLREVLAADAQARREARNQLSPHRRQ